A single Thiohalobacter thiocyanaticus DNA region contains:
- a CDS encoding replication-associated recombination protein A, whose protein sequence is MQDSETAYRPLADRMRPRTLDEFIGQEHLLGPGKPLRAAIEAGRLHSMIFWGPPGTGKTTLARLLARTAGAEFMTLSAVLAGVKDIRQAVEHARQLREAYNRPTILFVDEVHRFNKSQQDAFLPHVEDGTVLFVGATTENPSFELNNALLSRARTYVLKRLEPETLRRILDEALEDTERGLGERRIELAPELRDRLCRAADGDARRVLNLLEIAADLAVEQDGAMVIPEAVVNEVASGGLRQFDKGGEAFYDQISALHKSVRGSAPDAALYWLVRMLDGGCDPLYLARRIVRMASEDIGNADPRALELCLNCWDVQERLGSPEGELALAQAVLYLACAPKSNAVYMAYNAARREIGRYGSLEVPIHLRNAPTKLMKELGYGREYRYAHDEPEAYAAGEDYFPEGMPRPHYYDPVPRGLELKIRDKLAHLRELDRRARDESD, encoded by the coding sequence ATGCAGGACAGCGAAACCGCCTACCGCCCCCTGGCCGACCGCATGCGGCCGCGCACGCTGGACGAGTTCATCGGCCAGGAGCATCTGCTCGGGCCGGGCAAGCCGCTGCGCGCGGCCATCGAGGCCGGGCGTCTGCATTCGATGATCTTCTGGGGTCCGCCCGGCACCGGCAAGACCACCCTGGCGCGGCTGCTGGCGCGCACCGCCGGGGCCGAGTTCATGACCCTGTCGGCGGTGCTGGCCGGGGTGAAGGACATCCGCCAGGCGGTCGAGCATGCCCGCCAGCTGCGCGAGGCCTACAACCGCCCGACCATCCTGTTCGTCGACGAGGTGCACCGCTTCAACAAGTCGCAGCAGGATGCCTTCCTGCCGCATGTCGAGGACGGCACCGTGCTGTTCGTCGGTGCGACCACCGAGAATCCTTCGTTCGAATTGAACAACGCCCTGCTGTCGCGCGCACGTACCTATGTGCTCAAGCGCCTGGAGCCGGAGACCCTGCGCCGGATCCTGGACGAGGCGCTGGAAGACACCGAACGCGGCCTGGGTGAACGCCGGATCGAACTCGCCCCGGAACTGCGCGACCGCCTGTGCCGGGCCGCCGACGGCGATGCCCGGCGGGTGCTCAACCTGCTGGAGATCGCCGCCGACCTGGCCGTCGAGCAGGACGGCGCCATGGTGATCCCCGAGGCCGTGGTCAACGAGGTGGCCTCGGGCGGGCTGCGCCAGTTCGACAAGGGCGGCGAGGCCTTCTATGACCAGATCTCGGCGCTGCACAAGTCGGTGCGCGGCTCGGCACCGGACGCCGCACTCTACTGGTTGGTGCGGATGCTCGACGGCGGCTGCGACCCGCTGTACCTGGCGCGGCGCATTGTGCGCATGGCCTCGGAGGACATCGGCAACGCCGATCCGCGCGCCCTGGAGTTGTGCCTGAATTGCTGGGACGTGCAGGAACGCCTGGGCAGTCCCGAGGGCGAGCTGGCCCTGGCTCAGGCGGTGCTGTACCTGGCCTGCGCACCGAAGAGCAACGCCGTCTACATGGCCTACAACGCCGCCCGCCGCGAGATCGGCAGATACGGCTCGCTGGAGGTGCCCATTCACCTGCGCAACGCGCCGACCAAGCTGATGAAGGAACTGGGCTACGGGCGCGAATACCGCTATGCCCACGACGAGCCCGAGGCCTATGCCGCCGGCGAGGACTATTTCCCCGAAGGTATGCCGCGGCCGCATTACTATGATCCGGTGCCGCGCGGGCTGGAGTTGAAGATCCGCGACAAGCTGGCCCACCTGCGCGAACTGGACCGGCGGGCGCGGGATGAATCTGATTGA
- the lolA gene encoding outer membrane lipoprotein chaperone LolA, whose amino-acid sequence MSSVLNRTAWLLAAFLFLLFNSARAEPPAVFTAFFDGLRSFRADFTQEVLDRHGDRVQEGSGEVFIQRPGRFRWNYAEPYTQVILGDGRTLWTYDADLEQATRKPQEEVLMGTPAVLLSSVEDPAEVFQIAAVGGEGDIAWVELMPRDADSQFEAIHLGFADGMLRRMILHDSFGQRTDIRFTNAQRNVELDPELFRFDPPPGTDVLGGEH is encoded by the coding sequence ATGTCTAGCGTATTGAACCGAACCGCCTGGCTTCTCGCTGCATTCCTGTTTCTGCTGTTCAACTCCGCGCGAGCCGAGCCGCCGGCGGTGTTCACCGCCTTCTTCGACGGCCTGCGCAGCTTCCGGGCCGATTTCACCCAGGAGGTCCTGGACCGCCACGGCGACCGTGTGCAGGAAGGCTCTGGCGAGGTCTTCATCCAGCGCCCCGGCCGGTTCCGCTGGAACTATGCCGAGCCCTACACCCAGGTCATCCTGGGCGACGGCCGTACCCTCTGGACCTACGACGCCGACCTGGAGCAGGCCACGCGCAAGCCCCAGGAGGAGGTGTTGATGGGTACCCCGGCGGTGCTGCTGAGCAGCGTGGAGGACCCGGCCGAGGTCTTTCAGATCGCCGCCGTGGGCGGGGAGGGCGACATCGCCTGGGTCGAGCTCATGCCGCGCGATGCAGACAGCCAGTTTGAGGCCATTCACCTGGGCTTCGCCGACGGCATGCTGCGCCGCATGATTCTGCACGACAGCTTCGGCCAGCGTACCGATATCCGCTTCACCAACGCGCAGCGCAATGTCGAACTCGACCCCGAACTGTTCCGCTTCGATCCGCCGCCGGGCACGGATGTGCTGGGCGGGGAGCATTGA